The Sphingobacteriaceae bacterium genome has a segment encoding these proteins:
- a CDS encoding rhodanese-like domain-containing protein produces the protein MKKITLILLFVVLTQGVYWAQIRNVNSEQFRTELKSNKNAVLIDLRTNDELKSKGKIKGATQIDFFEAGAEKKLLSLDKNKTYLLYCAGGGRSGDAAELMLKNGFKSLYNLENGFGEWLKKGFEVEK, from the coding sequence ATGAAAAAAATAACATTAATTCTATTGTTTGTTGTGCTTACACAAGGTGTTTATTGGGCACAAATAAGAAATGTAAACTCAGAGCAATTCAGAACTGAATTGAAATCTAATAAGAATGCGGTTTTAATAGATCTAAGAACCAATGACGAATTAAAGTCAAAGGGGAAAATTAAAGGAGCAACCCAAATTGATTTTTTTGAAGCAGGAGCGGAAAAAAAGTTATTATCCCTTGACAAAAATAAAACCTATTTACTTTATTGTGCCGGCGGTGGAAGAAGTGGCGATGCAGCTGAACTCATGTTAAAAAATGGATTTAAATCTTTATACAATTTAGAAAATGGATTTGGCGAATGGCTCAAAAAAGGTTTTGAAGTTGAAAAATAA
- a CDS encoding RsmB/NOP family class I SAM-dependent RNA methyltransferase has product MKLYKNLIQSSADTLKEIFSNHRYADKSIEHLFKKNPQWGSRDRKFVAETIYDVVRNFRLLAEITGNDKNYWYMIGVLLVIKGVEIPEWQEFKHLNPQEVLSLKTQLSINPAISESYPDWLWKKGELELGKDTWLNEAAQLNKQAKVVLRMNTLKTDHSTFLSKMVAENLELNKISEGENAYELAVRKNVFSSKLFKEGWFEVQDLGSQRIGEFANPKPGELVIDACAGAGGKSLHLAALMKNKGKIISMDVEQWKLNECKKRASRAGAFNIETKLIEENKTINNYKGKADLLLLDVPCSGTGVIKRNPDTKWKLSENKLNELLNLQQQLMNEYASMLKQNGRLIYSTCSIFPSENKTQVENFLKTNSEFSFIKDETILPSRGYDGFYMCEILKN; this is encoded by the coding sequence ATGAAACTCTATAAAAACTTAATTCAATCCAGCGCCGATACGCTCAAAGAAATTTTCAGTAATCACCGATATGCCGACAAAAGCATAGAGCACCTCTTTAAAAAAAATCCACAATGGGGAAGTCGAGATAGAAAGTTTGTTGCTGAAACCATTTACGATGTTGTGAGAAATTTCAGATTATTGGCAGAAATAACCGGAAACGATAAAAACTATTGGTATATGATTGGCGTTTTGCTTGTAATAAAAGGAGTTGAAATTCCGGAATGGCAAGAGTTTAAACATCTCAATCCGCAGGAAGTTTTATCACTAAAAACTCAATTAAGCATTAATCCGGCAATTTCAGAATCCTATCCTGATTGGCTATGGAAAAAAGGAGAGCTAGAATTAGGGAAAGATACTTGGTTAAATGAAGCTGCACAATTAAACAAACAAGCGAAGGTTGTTTTACGAATGAACACACTTAAAACAGATCACAGCACGTTCTTATCGAAAATGGTAGCGGAAAATCTGGAATTAAATAAAATTAGTGAAGGAGAGAATGCCTATGAATTGGCTGTGAGAAAAAATGTGTTTTCCTCCAAACTATTTAAAGAAGGCTGGTTTGAAGTACAGGATTTAGGATCACAACGCATTGGAGAATTTGCCAACCCAAAGCCCGGGGAATTAGTTATTGATGCATGCGCCGGGGCCGGAGGAAAGTCGCTTCACTTAGCCGCGTTAATGAAAAATAAAGGGAAAATCATAAGCATGGATGTTGAACAATGGAAATTAAATGAATGTAAAAAAAGAGCTTCCAGGGCCGGCGCATTTAATATTGAAACCAAGCTAATTGAAGAAAATAAAACCATAAATAATTACAAAGGAAAAGCAGACCTCTTGTTATTAGATGTTCCCTGTAGTGGCACCGGCGTAATAAAAAGAAATCCGGATACTAAATGGAAACTTAGTGAAAATAAATTAAATGAATTACTGAATTTGCAACAACAGCTGATGAATGAATATGCTTCAATGCTTAAACAAAACGGTCGGTTAATTTATAGCACCTGCAGTATTTTTCCTTCTGAAAATAAAACACAAGTTGAAAATTTCCTGAAAACGAATTCAGAATTTTCTTTTATAAAAGACGAAACTATTTTACCTTCGCGGGGGTACGATGGATTTTACATGTGTGAAATTCTAAAAAATTGA